The Branchiostoma floridae strain S238N-H82 chromosome 3, Bfl_VNyyK, whole genome shotgun sequence genomic sequence CGCTCCCAGTGCCCGGAGAAGTAACTGATTCCGACTCTGCGCAAGAATGCTTCTCCTTTCCTTCTGCATCCATTCCGAGTGCCGTTCTTGACCAATCACGACCTTCTCATAGTCTTTTCTAAACAACCGGGCACTTCTGAATTTATCGTTCAACTCCGCCATCATGGAGTGTATGTTGTTTAAAGACTCATCGTCGTGTATGTTGCTCATTAAGATTGCTATGGATATCTTAGATCGTGGATACGTAAGGGACTTCACCAAAGAAAGGTATTTTGGTACTGCACGGATTTTTCCAGCAACGGGTGTTAGAATTAAGACACTGCCTTCTTGTTGTTCGGGAGACTCGGTCACCTTAGGTGGCAGACGGGCCTTGTGTGGTTTGCTGTCATTAACGTCGGCGTGTTCAAAGTCGACTGGCCTCGGTAACATCCGCGAAAGATCGTGAACATGTTCGTGAGCTGTCGGGATTGCTTGGTAATGGCTCGTATctgctctctgattggctaatccTCTTGTGACGTAACTGCCCAAGGTACTGAACTTCCCAGAGAAGGCGTAAAACAACGTCAACAGGTTTCCCGCCAACAAAATGAAGATTATCAGGGTTGCGTTCTTCATTGCGTAGATTTTGGTTGTCAGTTTTAAGCTGTGGGGATTTAAAACAACATATCGCTTAACCAATCACAAGTTTCGCCAAAATGGGATTGATAGATATTAATAGATATGATCTCAGATGTAG encodes the following:
- the LOC118411725 gene encoding mannan polymerase complex subunit mnn9-like, which gives rise to MKNATLIIFILLAGNLLTLFYAFSGKFSTLGSYVTRGLANQRADTSHYQAIPTAHEHVHDLSRMLPRPVDFEHADVNDSKPHKARLPPKVTESPEQQEGSVLILTPVAGKIRAVPKYLSLVKSLTYPRSKISIAILMSNIHDDESLNNIHSMMAELNDKFRSARLFRKDYEKVVIGQERHSEWMQKERRSILAQSRNQLLLRALGAEEWVLWFDFDLVAIPPNITETLIGADKPIVAPHCVWGPDNDTYDLNSYQETLEFQKWKKEMQKTDEELLLAGYADSPPGRLYMRDLRSKGLTLTELDAVGGTCLLVKGRLHRDGLIFPPYVMDNKLETEGLVAMAKKMGYQAYGMPQVIIRH